The Sphingosinithalassobacter sp. CS137 genome includes a region encoding these proteins:
- a CDS encoding SDR family NAD(P)-dependent oxidoreductase yields MPTALVTGATAGIGEATARALVDAGWHVIGTGRRAERLDALKAELGDSFHGAQFDVRDGAAFDSAMAALPEAFREIDLLVNNAGLALGTAPAQESSLDDWQTMIDTNVSAFVAITRKLLPGLIARKGAIVNLGSVAGSYIYPGGNVYAGSKAFVNHFSLALRADLHGTGVRVTSIEPGMVETEFTMVRTGGSREASDTLYARANPMTAEDIAETILWVATLPPHLNINRLELMPVNQSFQGFAVHREE; encoded by the coding sequence ATGCCAACCGCACTCGTCACAGGCGCGACCGCCGGCATCGGCGAAGCCACCGCGCGCGCGCTTGTCGACGCCGGGTGGCACGTTATCGGCACCGGGCGCCGGGCCGAGCGTCTCGACGCACTGAAGGCCGAGCTGGGCGATTCCTTCCACGGCGCCCAGTTCGACGTGCGCGACGGCGCGGCGTTCGATTCGGCCATGGCGGCGCTACCCGAGGCGTTTCGGGAGATCGATCTGCTGGTGAACAATGCCGGCCTCGCGCTCGGCACCGCACCAGCGCAGGAGTCCTCGCTCGACGATTGGCAGACGATGATCGACACCAACGTGTCGGCATTCGTGGCGATCACGCGCAAGCTGCTGCCCGGGCTGATCGCGCGCAAGGGCGCGATCGTGAACCTAGGCTCGGTGGCGGGGAGCTACATCTATCCCGGCGGCAACGTCTATGCCGGCAGCAAGGCGTTCGTAAACCATTTCAGCCTCGCGCTGCGCGCCGACCTGCACGGCACCGGCGTCCGCGTGACCTCGATCGAACCGGGCATGGTCGAAACCGAGTTCACCATGGTGCGCACCGGCGGATCGCGCGAGGCCTCGGACACGCTCTACGCCCGGGCGAACCCGATGACGGCGGAGGATATCGCCGAGACGATCCTGTGGGTCGCGACGCTGCCGCCGCATCTCAACATCAACCGGCTCGAGCTGATGCCGGTGAATCAGTCGTTCCAGGGCTTCGCCGTACACCGGGAAGAGTGA
- a CDS encoding TetR/AcrR family transcriptional regulator: MGTERGIAATMPAEAASAGKEPRTARGRRTLRAILDAAAEEFGEKGFHEGSVSGITRRAGVALGSFYTYFDSKDAVFRALVRDMSNQVREHVAPALRAAPHQIDAERAGLLHFMRFVRQHKEIYRIIDEAEFVDPESFRAHYTTTAERIRARLEAAAARGEVIPEVGEVHAWAIMGMNVFLGLRYGVWSEDASPEEVADTVAAMLARGLATGK, translated from the coding sequence ATGGGGACGGAGCGTGGCATCGCGGCCACAATGCCGGCCGAAGCGGCGAGCGCCGGCAAGGAACCGCGCACGGCGCGCGGTCGCCGTACGCTGCGCGCGATCCTGGATGCGGCGGCGGAGGAGTTCGGCGAGAAGGGATTCCACGAAGGCTCGGTGAGCGGAATCACGCGGCGAGCCGGCGTCGCGCTGGGCAGCTTCTACACCTATTTCGATTCGAAGGACGCCGTGTTCCGGGCGCTAGTCCGCGACATGTCGAACCAGGTGCGCGAGCATGTGGCGCCCGCGCTGCGTGCCGCTCCGCACCAGATCGATGCCGAGCGCGCCGGCTTGCTGCACTTCATGCGGTTCGTGCGGCAGCACAAGGAGATCTATCGGATCATCGACGAGGCCGAATTCGTCGATCCCGAGAGCTTCCGCGCGCATTACACGACGACCGCCGAGCGCATCCGCGCGCGGCTCGAAGCGGCCGCGGCGCGCGGCGAAGTGATCCCCGAGGTCGGCGAGGTGCACGCCTGGGCGATCATGGGAATGAACGTGTTTCTCGGCCTGCGCTATGGCGTGTGGAGCGAGGACGCATCGCCGGAGGAAGTCGCCGACACGGTAGCGGCGATGCTCGCGCGCGGCCTGGCCACCGGGAAATAG
- a CDS encoding RcnB family protein, translating to MKKLISAALIAAVAIPVATVPSVANAQSARELRQDRREIRQERRDLREARRYGDRRDIRRERRDLREARREYREDRRDYRERRWGDHDWRRYRNENRRVFARGHWRAPFRYQRFRPGIRINSMFFGPRFAVNDPWRYRLPPAGRFQRYVRHYDDLLLVDVRRGIVVRVYNNFYW from the coding sequence ATGAAGAAACTGATTTCCGCAGCGTTGATCGCTGCCGTCGCCATTCCGGTCGCGACGGTGCCGAGCGTTGCCAACGCGCAGTCGGCCCGCGAGCTGCGTCAGGACCGACGCGAAATCCGTCAGGAGCGCCGCGACCTGCGCGAAGCGCGCCGCTATGGCGACCGGCGCGACATCCGCCGCGAGCGGCGGGATCTGCGCGAGGCGCGGCGCGAATATCGCGAGGATCGACGCGACTATCGCGAACGACGCTGGGGCGACCATGACTGGCGCCGCTATCGCAACGAGAATCGCCGCGTCTTTGCGCGCGGCCATTGGCGAGCGCCGTTCCGCTATCAGCGGTTCCGGCCCGGCATCCGGATCAATTCGATGTTCTTCGGCCCGCGCTTTGCCGTGAACGACCCGTGGCGCTATCGCCTGCCGCCCGCCGGACGTTTCCAGCGGTACGTTCGCCATTATGACGATCTGCTGCTGGTGGATGTCCGCCGGGGAATCGTGGTGCGGGTCTACAACAACTTCTATTGGTGA
- a CDS encoding peptide chain release factor 3, translating into MSTPQDRRTFAIISHPDAGKTTLTEKLLLFGGAIHLAGEVKARGQARRARSDWMKIEQQRGISVTSSVMTFERDGVTFNLLDTPGHEDFSEDTYRTLTAVDSAVMVIDVAKGIESQTRKLFEVCRLRNVPIITFVNKCDREGREVFETLDEVADLLQLDVAPMTWPVGMGGTFEGIFDLRTNKLLLPEGPSREFQGKVVQTSGLDDPQLDALISADNLAKLREDAELALAGYADFDGAAYRNGDLTPVFFGSALKEFGVDALIAALAEHAPPPRAQPAEPAAVEPSRDEVTGFVFKVQANMDPNHRDRIAFMRLCSGTFKRGMKLTPSGHGKPIAIHSPILFFARERELADEAFPGDIIGIPNHGTLRVGDTLSEKATVRFTGLPNFAPEILRRVALKDPTKTKQLRKALDDMAEEGVTQVFYPEIGSNWIIGVVGQLQLDVLLSRLDAEYKVAAGLEMAPFETARWVSGEPAALKEFADLNRSAMAKDRDGNPVFLAKSAWEVGYIADRYPKITFAATRER; encoded by the coding sequence ATGAGCACACCCCAGGATCGCCGCACCTTCGCGATCATCTCGCATCCCGACGCCGGCAAGACGACGCTGACCGAAAAGCTGCTGCTGTTCGGCGGCGCGATCCACCTTGCCGGTGAAGTGAAGGCGCGCGGCCAGGCGCGCCGCGCGCGTTCCGACTGGATGAAGATCGAGCAGCAGCGCGGCATTTCGGTCACGTCGTCGGTGATGACGTTCGAACGCGACGGCGTGACCTTCAACCTGCTCGACACGCCGGGCCATGAGGATTTCAGCGAGGACACCTATCGCACGCTGACGGCGGTCGATTCGGCGGTGATGGTGATTGACGTCGCCAAGGGCATCGAGAGCCAGACACGCAAGCTGTTCGAGGTCTGCCGACTCCGCAACGTGCCGATCATCACCTTCGTCAACAAATGCGACCGCGAGGGCCGCGAGGTGTTCGAGACGCTGGACGAGGTCGCCGACCTGCTCCAGCTCGATGTGGCGCCGATGACCTGGCCGGTAGGCATGGGCGGCACGTTCGAGGGGATCTTCGACCTGCGCACGAACAAGCTGCTGCTGCCCGAAGGGCCGAGCCGCGAATTCCAGGGCAAGGTGGTGCAGACCAGCGGACTCGACGATCCGCAGCTCGACGCGCTGATTTCGGCCGACAATCTCGCCAAGCTGCGCGAGGACGCCGAGCTGGCGCTGGCGGGCTATGCCGATTTCGACGGCGCGGCGTATCGCAACGGCGATCTCACGCCGGTGTTCTTCGGATCGGCGCTCAAGGAGTTCGGCGTCGACGCGCTGATCGCGGCGCTGGCCGAACATGCGCCGCCGCCGCGCGCGCAGCCGGCCGAGCCCGCCGCGGTCGAGCCGAGCCGCGACGAAGTGACCGGATTCGTGTTCAAGGTGCAGGCGAACATGGACCCGAACCACCGCGACCGGATCGCATTCATGCGGCTGTGCTCGGGGACGTTCAAGCGGGGCATGAAGCTGACGCCCTCGGGCCATGGCAAGCCGATCGCGATCCATTCGCCGATCCTGTTCTTCGCCCGCGAGCGCGAGCTGGCGGACGAGGCCTTTCCGGGCGACATCATCGGCATTCCGAACCACGGCACGCTGCGCGTGGGCGACACGCTGTCGGAAAAGGCGACCGTGCGCTTCACCGGACTACCCAATTTCGCGCCGGAGATTCTGCGCCGCGTAGCGCTGAAGGACCCGACCAAGACCAAGCAGCTGCGCAAGGCGCTGGACGACATGGCCGAGGAAGGCGTGACTCAGGTCTTCTATCCCGAGATCGGATCGAACTGGATCATCGGCGTGGTCGGGCAGCTGCAGCTCGACGTGCTGCTCTCGCGGCTCGACGCGGAGTATAAGGTTGCCGCCGGGCTGGAAATGGCGCCGTTCGAGACGGCGCGCTGGGTTTCGGGCGAGCCGGCAGCACTGAAGGAATTCGCCGACCTCAACCGCAGCGCGATGGCGAAGGATCGCGACGGCAATCCGGTGTTCCTTGCGAAGAGCGCGTGGGAAGTCGGCTATATCGCCGATCGCTATCCGAAAATCACCTTCGCGGCGACCCGCGAGCGGTGA
- a CDS encoding ubiquinol-cytochrome C chaperone family protein, producing MQLLQRFLARDRSEGAVLYAAIVARGRDPHWYRKGGVPDTLDGRFDMIASVLAMVLLRLEGDPAGVSLSTALAERFIDDMDGQLREIGIGDLVVGKHIGKMMGMLGGRLGAYRAAFAEGALGPALGRNLYRSAEPQPEALAHVEAALTRFREELNGFSAKQLAAGKLPE from the coding sequence ATGCAGTTGCTTCAGCGCTTCCTCGCACGCGATCGCAGCGAGGGCGCGGTGCTTTATGCGGCGATCGTCGCTCGCGGCCGTGACCCGCACTGGTATCGCAAGGGCGGAGTGCCCGACACGCTCGATGGACGGTTCGATATGATCGCATCGGTGCTGGCGATGGTATTGCTGCGCCTCGAAGGCGACCCGGCCGGCGTGAGCCTCTCCACCGCGCTTGCCGAGCGCTTCATTGACGACATGGACGGTCAGCTGCGCGAGATCGGCATCGGCGACCTTGTGGTGGGCAAGCACATCGGCAAGATGATGGGGATGCTGGGCGGCCGTCTCGGCGCCTATCGCGCCGCGTTCGCGGAAGGCGCCCTCGGGCCGGCGCTCGGCCGCAATCTCTATCGCAGCGCGGAGCCGCAGCCCGAGGCTCTGGCGCATGTCGAGGCCGCGCTGACTCGCTTTCGCGAGGAATTGAACGGGTTTTCCGCCAAGCAGCTCGCCGCCGGGAAGCTTCCGGAGTGA
- a CDS encoding TonB-dependent receptor, which produces MSHRLSSVRPLLFAGAAFATLAAASASAQSVEEPVVGAVDTQIAESDEIVVVARRREERLIDVPLAVTAISDEDLAKLQAVDLSGIQGTVPNLNLVQGRGSASNANIFIRGIGQPDALQTFDPAVGVYVDGVYISRINGALFNLFDVERVEVLRGPQGTLYGKNSTGGAVNIVSRKPSVTDLTAAGSVTYGSYDQLLVNGYVSAPLVDGTVGLSLAGVYDQRDGLVTDPVDGREYNDRDTIAGRAILRALPSDSIELLLSADYTRQRPEPTVGYATAPLLATSFTTGVRVLSPAYPYGEYDYRARTSLAPGQGQELDHWGVNLTANIDLSDSFTVTSISAYRDLVSEAYIDIDATEFELGDVFVGIDQYQFSQELQLKYSSDRLNGVFGLYYLYEKVTSHQEAYADDLFELTPTVGYTFTRFIDDDQRLNSYAAYGQLTYDLTDQFSVTGGLRYTKEEKRYDRYTVTASNLALLNGLSFRFPDDLPAPYNATNEATFDAWTPSVTLSYKPTRDTLLYVSASRGFKSGGFNGRVNSLNDVTEVVDGVTTIRPYFEPETVWTYEGGAKGRFLDGRVNLSGAVFYSDYRDFQARVGAGNNTGTGGALPVLNAGKLRIWGFEFEADVRPVPEWSVRTSFGYLNADYLEFDDARRAPASAFSCNPTGNEIVCEPAFAPPITLSFATDYTIDLGNAGGITFGGDLRFVDKHYLSIDNRPGLTEDGYELANAFVQYTTEDGRFYLRGGVKNLTDSLYKTDGQEFSSVGNIQTAYYGDPRTWSITAGFRF; this is translated from the coding sequence ATGAGTCACCGTCTGTCGTCCGTTCGTCCGCTGCTGTTCGCGGGCGCCGCCTTCGCCACGCTGGCGGCAGCGTCCGCCTCTGCGCAATCGGTCGAGGAGCCGGTCGTCGGCGCCGTCGACACGCAGATCGCCGAAAGCGACGAGATCGTCGTCGTGGCCCGCCGCCGCGAGGAGCGGCTGATCGATGTCCCGCTCGCCGTCACGGCGATTTCGGACGAGGATCTGGCGAAGCTCCAGGCGGTCGATCTCAGCGGCATCCAGGGCACGGTTCCCAACCTCAATCTGGTGCAGGGCCGCGGCTCGGCGTCGAACGCCAACATCTTCATCCGCGGCATCGGCCAGCCGGACGCGCTGCAGACCTTCGATCCGGCGGTCGGCGTCTATGTCGACGGCGTCTATATCAGCCGCATCAACGGCGCGCTGTTCAACCTTTTCGACGTAGAGCGGGTCGAAGTGCTGCGCGGCCCGCAGGGGACGCTCTATGGCAAGAACTCGACGGGCGGCGCCGTCAACATCGTCTCGCGCAAGCCGAGCGTTACCGATCTGACCGCCGCAGGCAGCGTCACCTATGGCAGCTACGATCAGCTGCTGGTGAACGGCTATGTCTCCGCGCCGCTGGTCGACGGGACGGTCGGCCTCAGCCTTGCCGGCGTGTATGACCAGCGCGACGGCCTGGTCACCGATCCGGTCGACGGACGCGAGTATAACGACCGCGACACGATCGCCGGCCGCGCCATCCTGCGCGCGCTGCCCAGCGACAGCATCGAGCTGCTGCTGAGCGCGGACTACACCCGCCAGCGCCCGGAGCCCACCGTCGGCTATGCGACCGCGCCGCTGCTCGCCACCAGCTTCACCACCGGCGTGCGCGTGCTGAGCCCCGCCTACCCCTATGGTGAGTATGATTATCGCGCCCGCACTTCGCTCGCTCCGGGCCAGGGGCAGGAGCTCGATCACTGGGGCGTGAACCTCACCGCGAACATCGATCTGAGCGACAGCTTCACGGTCACGTCGATCAGCGCCTACCGCGATCTGGTGAGCGAAGCCTATATCGACATCGACGCGACCGAGTTCGAGCTGGGCGACGTGTTCGTCGGGATCGATCAGTATCAGTTCAGCCAGGAACTGCAGCTCAAGTACAGCTCCGACCGGCTGAACGGCGTGTTCGGCCTCTACTATCTCTACGAGAAGGTGACGTCGCACCAGGAGGCCTATGCCGACGATCTGTTCGAGCTGACGCCGACGGTCGGATACACCTTCACGCGCTTCATCGACGACGATCAGCGGCTCAACAGCTATGCCGCCTATGGCCAGCTGACCTATGATCTGACCGACCAGTTCAGCGTGACCGGCGGCCTGCGCTACACCAAGGAAGAGAAGCGGTATGACCGCTACACCGTCACTGCGTCGAACCTGGCGCTGCTGAACGGCCTGAGCTTCCGCTTCCCGGACGATCTGCCGGCGCCCTACAACGCCACCAACGAAGCGACGTTCGATGCGTGGACGCCCAGCGTCACGCTTTCCTACAAGCCCACGCGCGACACGCTCCTCTATGTTTCCGCCTCGCGCGGCTTCAAGTCGGGCGGCTTCAACGGCCGCGTCAACAGCCTGAACGACGTCACCGAAGTGGTGGACGGCGTCACCACCATCCGGCCCTATTTCGAGCCGGAAACGGTGTGGACCTATGAAGGCGGCGCCAAGGGCCGCTTCCTCGACGGCCGAGTGAACCTGTCCGGCGCGGTATTCTATTCCGACTATCGCGACTTCCAGGCGCGTGTGGGCGCCGGCAACAACACCGGCACCGGCGGCGCGCTGCCCGTGCTCAATGCCGGCAAGCTGCGCATCTGGGGCTTCGAGTTCGAAGCCGATGTGCGCCCCGTCCCCGAATGGTCGGTGCGCACCTCGTTCGGATACCTCAATGCCGATTATCTCGAGTTCGACGATGCGCGGCGTGCGCCCGCCTCGGCCTTCTCGTGCAATCCCACCGGGAACGAGATCGTGTGCGAACCCGCCTTCGCGCCGCCGATCACTCTGTCGTTCGCGACCGACTATACGATCGATCTCGGCAATGCCGGCGGCATCACCTTCGGCGGCGACCTGCGCTTCGTCGACAAGCATTATCTGTCGATCGACAACCGCCCCGGGCTGACCGAGGACGGCTATGAGCTGGCCAATGCCTTCGTCCAGTACACGACCGAGGATGGGCGTTTCTATCTGCGCGGCGGCGTCAAGAACCTGACCGACAGCCTGTACAAGACCGACGGCCAGGAATTCTCCAGCGTCGGCAACATCCAGACCGCCTATTACGGCGATCCGCGCACCTGGAGCATCACGGCGGGTTTCCGCTTCTGA
- the pbpC gene encoding penicillin-binding protein 1C, which translates to MIGAAGALFLGLFAAFWWITLPPPLPGFAVVRAGWQPSEAWLYDRNGRLLDSSRVDFAARRLTWTPLAEISPAARSVLTAAEDRRFERHGGVDWWALGGALRDRVEGRRVRGASTLSMQVAAYLSPALAAPGSRSFWDKLRQMRAGDALDGHWTKDQILEAYLNLAGFRGEAQGIGAAALSLFGKTPAALSRDDALLLAALLPNPSAGAGEVARRACALSQESDCARFSGAAASMLGPARSLQLDPGLAPHLADRMLIEPGLRIESTLDLRVQQIAITALRRQLQGLGGTRARDGAVIVVDNESGDVLAYVGGIGGASTAPAVDGASSYRQAGSTLKPFLYAMAIERGYLTPASILDDSPVQLDTASGLYVPQNYDRAFKGPVSARNALAGSLNVPAVRTLLLTGVDAFRDRLWDTGYRGITEDGQYYGFSLALGSAEVTLMEQVAAFRSIARGGLWSPLRLTTQSEAAEPRRVLSSQAAWIVADMLADPNARAVTFGLDSALRLPFWAAAKTGTSKAMRDNWCIGFSDRFTVGVWVGNLEGDPMRAVSGTSGAAPVWRDVMLAIHAGRPGRPPPRPPGIEEQLTRFAGNLEQPRREYFLAGTGLATVSLAPQTARRPRIVTPVTGSVYALDPDIPPDRQRLSVAVTGEVAGHRLQLDGRDLAAADSQPLIVTAPGRHRLRLLDLRGDVVDQVLFTIR; encoded by the coding sequence CTGATCGGGGCGGCCGGCGCGCTGTTCCTAGGCCTGTTCGCCGCTTTCTGGTGGATCACGCTCCCGCCGCCGCTGCCCGGTTTCGCAGTCGTGCGGGCCGGCTGGCAGCCTTCGGAGGCCTGGCTATACGATCGCAACGGTCGGCTGCTCGACAGCAGCCGAGTCGATTTCGCCGCACGCCGGCTCACCTGGACGCCGCTGGCGGAGATTTCGCCCGCCGCGCGCTCGGTTCTGACCGCGGCGGAAGATCGGCGGTTCGAACGCCATGGTGGCGTCGATTGGTGGGCGCTCGGCGGCGCGCTCCGCGACCGAGTGGAGGGCAGGCGCGTTCGCGGCGCCAGCACGCTGTCGATGCAGGTCGCGGCCTATCTTTCGCCTGCGCTCGCGGCGCCCGGCTCGCGCAGCTTTTGGGACAAGTTGCGCCAGATGCGCGCCGGCGACGCGCTCGACGGTCATTGGACCAAGGATCAGATCCTCGAGGCCTATCTCAATCTCGCCGGGTTCCGCGGCGAAGCGCAGGGGATCGGCGCTGCCGCGCTCAGCCTGTTCGGCAAGACGCCCGCCGCGCTGAGCCGCGACGATGCGCTGCTGCTCGCCGCGCTGCTGCCAAACCCCAGCGCCGGTGCAGGCGAAGTCGCCCGTCGCGCCTGCGCGCTTTCGCAAGAGAGTGATTGCGCCCGGTTCTCCGGCGCGGCGGCGTCGATGCTCGGCCCCGCCCGGAGTCTTCAGCTCGATCCCGGCCTTGCTCCGCATCTCGCCGATCGCATGCTGATCGAGCCGGGCCTCAGGATCGAATCCACGCTCGATCTGCGCGTCCAGCAGATCGCGATCACGGCGCTTCGTCGCCAGCTGCAGGGACTGGGGGGCACCCGCGCGCGCGACGGCGCAGTCATCGTCGTCGACAATGAAAGCGGCGATGTGCTCGCCTATGTCGGCGGCATCGGCGGTGCTTCGACGGCACCGGCGGTCGATGGCGCCAGCAGCTATCGGCAGGCCGGATCGACGCTCAAGCCGTTCCTGTACGCAATGGCGATCGAGCGGGGATATCTGACGCCCGCGTCGATCCTCGACGATTCGCCGGTTCAGCTCGACACGGCCTCCGGTCTCTACGTCCCCCAGAATTACGACCGCGCGTTCAAGGGCCCGGTCTCTGCCCGCAATGCGCTGGCCGGCTCGCTCAACGTGCCTGCGGTGCGCACGCTGCTGCTCACCGGTGTCGATGCCTTTCGCGACCGGCTCTGGGATACCGGCTATCGCGGGATCACTGAAGACGGGCAATATTACGGCTTCTCGCTGGCGCTGGGCTCTGCGGAAGTGACGTTGATGGAGCAGGTCGCCGCGTTTCGCAGCATCGCCCGCGGCGGGCTCTGGTCGCCGCTCCGGCTGACCACCCAATCCGAAGCGGCCGAGCCGCGCAGGGTCCTCTCCTCGCAAGCGGCATGGATCGTCGCGGACATGCTCGCCGATCCCAATGCCCGCGCCGTCACCTTCGGGCTCGATTCGGCGCTTCGCCTGCCGTTCTGGGCCGCCGCCAAGACAGGAACGTCCAAAGCGATGCGCGACAACTGGTGCATCGGCTTTTCGGATCGATTCACCGTCGGGGTCTGGGTGGGCAATCTGGAAGGCGATCCGATGCGCGCGGTTTCGGGGACCAGCGGCGCGGCCCCGGTCTGGCGGGACGTGATGCTCGCCATCCATGCCGGTCGCCCGGGCCGGCCACCGCCGCGCCCACCGGGGATCGAGGAACAGCTTACGCGCTTCGCGGGCAATCTGGAACAGCCGCGCCGCGAGTATTTCCTCGCCGGCACCGGCCTCGCCACTGTGTCGCTCGCGCCGCAGACGGCGCGGCGGCCGCGGATCGTCACTCCGGTCACCGGCAGTGTCTATGCGCTCGATCCGGATATCCCACCCGATCGGCAGCGGCTTTCGGTAGCAGTCACTGGCGAAGTCGCCGGCCACCGGCTGCAGCTCGACGGGCGCGACCTGGCGGCGGCCGATTCGCAGCCCCTGATCGTCACTGCCCCGGGCCGTCACCGGCTACGGCTGCTCGATCTGCGCGGCGATGTGGTCGATCAGGTTCTTTTCACGATCCGCTGA
- a CDS encoding spinster family MFS transporter — protein MTSATATTPPATRGYRNVVLAMLLLVYTFNFLDRQILGILVEPIKADLGLDDTQMGMLGGIAFAMLYSVLGVPLALIADRTSRSWVITISLTVWSGFTALCGLATSFWQLFFFRLGVGVGEAGGVAPSYAIIADYYPPESRSRALAIYSLGIPVGLALGAILGGYIAAAVDWRMAFIVVGILGVLIAPIFRLVVREPIRGMSDPVSASPPAERAPLATVFPILARKPSFWLLAFGAASSSLCGYGLAFWTPALLMRSFGFDLLGASQFMGSLLLIGGTLGVFMGGWLADRLGTRDRGNYARLPAIAFLITLPLFAAGFWSTSPIMAWFFLVIPNGLNILWLGPVTTAIQNLVPSHMRATASASFLLINNLIGLGAGSWVMGAMSDSMAAQFGNESLRYSMIAALGFYALASVLMFLAVRTLRRDWVEG, from the coding sequence ATGACGTCCGCGACCGCCACCACTCCGCCCGCCACGCGCGGCTATCGCAACGTCGTGCTGGCGATGCTGCTGCTGGTCTATACGTTCAATTTCCTCGACCGGCAGATCCTCGGCATCCTGGTCGAGCCGATCAAGGCCGACCTCGGGCTCGACGATACGCAGATGGGCATGTTGGGCGGAATCGCCTTCGCCATGCTTTATTCGGTGCTCGGCGTGCCGCTCGCGCTGATCGCGGACCGCACCAGCCGCAGCTGGGTCATCACCATCAGCCTCACCGTGTGGAGCGGCTTCACGGCGCTGTGCGGCCTGGCGACCAGCTTCTGGCAGCTGTTCTTCTTCCGGCTCGGCGTCGGTGTCGGCGAAGCGGGTGGCGTCGCCCCAAGCTATGCGATCATTGCCGATTACTACCCGCCGGAAAGCCGCTCGCGTGCGCTGGCGATCTATTCGCTCGGCATTCCCGTGGGTCTCGCGCTCGGGGCGATCCTGGGCGGCTATATCGCCGCCGCGGTCGATTGGCGCATGGCGTTCATCGTGGTCGGCATTCTTGGAGTTCTGATCGCGCCGATCTTCCGCCTGGTGGTACGTGAACCGATTCGCGGGATGAGCGATCCAGTGAGCGCGTCGCCCCCCGCCGAACGTGCGCCGCTCGCCACCGTGTTCCCGATCCTCGCGCGCAAGCCCAGTTTCTGGCTGCTGGCGTTCGGCGCCGCTTCGAGTTCGCTGTGCGGCTATGGCCTCGCTTTCTGGACGCCCGCGCTGCTGATGCGCAGCTTCGGCTTCGATCTGCTCGGCGCGTCGCAGTTCATGGGGTCGCTGCTGCTCATCGGCGGTACGCTGGGCGTCTTCATGGGCGGCTGGCTCGCCGATCGGCTCGGCACGCGCGATCGGGGCAATTATGCGAGGCTCCCAGCCATCGCCTTTCTGATCACGCTGCCGCTCTTCGCTGCGGGATTCTGGTCGACATCGCCGATCATGGCCTGGTTCTTCCTGGTCATTCCGAACGGGCTCAACATTCTGTGGCTCGGCCCGGTGACGACCGCGATCCAGAATCTGGTTCCCTCGCACATGCGCGCGACTGCCTCGGCAAGCTTCCTTCTGATCAACAATCTGATCGGGTTGGGGGCGGGCTCCTGGGTGATGGGCGCGATGTCCGACTCGATGGCCGCGCAGTTCGGCAATGAGTCGCTGCGCTATTCGATGATCGCGGCGCTCGGCTTCTACGCGCTCGCCTCAGTGCTGATGTTCCTGGCGGTGCGGACGCTGCGGCGGGACTGGGTGGAAGGCTGA
- a CDS encoding outer membrane protein assembly factor BamE, which yields MSVSSLRAPLLVAALAVAASACAPLRSHQGYVIDADLVNSIQPGVDNRESVLQTLGNPTLSGQFSDRTWYYVARDTKYLAFNTPEPTRQVTLRVTFDDAGNVTAIDRTGEELIASIDPSNRKTPTLGRESGFFEDLFGNIGTVGAPGTGGPSGP from the coding sequence ATGTCGGTGTCTTCCCTGCGCGCACCCCTGCTCGTGGCGGCTCTCGCGGTGGCGGCATCGGCCTGTGCGCCTTTGCGGAGCCACCAGGGCTATGTGATCGACGCGGATCTGGTGAACTCGATCCAGCCGGGCGTCGACAACCGCGAATCGGTGCTGCAGACGCTCGGGAATCCGACGCTGAGCGGCCAGTTTTCCGACCGCACCTGGTATTATGTCGCGCGCGATACGAAGTATCTGGCGTTCAACACGCCCGAGCCGACGCGCCAGGTGACGCTTCGAGTGACATTCGACGACGCGGGGAACGTGACGGCGATCGACCGGACCGGCGAAGAGCTGATCGCATCGATCGACCCCTCCAACCGCAAGACGCCGACGCTCGGCCGCGAATCGGGCTTCTTCGAGGATCTGTTCGGCAACATCGGCACGGTCGGCGCTCCGGGCACCGGAGGACCTTCGGGCCCTTAA
- a CDS encoding YceD family protein has translation MTPEFSRPHRLDRIGAGESTVAVEATADERAALARRFGLVALDRIAATYALRRDSAGVHARGRLSAAATQACVATGVPLPVTVDEEFELRFLPEPETEAEEIELDAGACDTVFYAGGTIDLGEAAAETLVLALDPFPRSSEAAQALKEAGVLSEEEAGPFGALAELKEKLKRGG, from the coding sequence GTGACGCCGGAATTCTCCCGCCCGCATCGGCTCGACAGGATCGGGGCCGGTGAGAGCACGGTCGCCGTCGAAGCGACCGCGGACGAACGCGCCGCGCTCGCCCGACGGTTCGGGCTCGTCGCGCTCGATCGGATCGCGGCGACCTATGCGCTGCGCCGTGACTCAGCCGGGGTCCATGCGCGCGGGCGCCTTTCCGCTGCCGCGACTCAAGCGTGCGTCGCGACCGGCGTGCCGCTGCCGGTGACGGTGGACGAGGAGTTCGAACTGCGCTTCCTGCCCGAGCCGGAGACCGAAGCCGAAGAGATCGAGCTCGATGCGGGCGCATGCGATACGGTCTTTTACGCCGGCGGGACGATCGATCTGGGCGAGGCGGCCGCCGAGACGCTGGTGCTGGCGCTTGACCCCTTTCCGCGTAGCTCCGAAGCGGCGCAGGCGCTGAAGGAGGCCGGCGTGCTGAGCGAGGAAGAAGCAGGGCCCTTCGGCGCGCTGGCCGAGCTCAAGGAAAAGCTGAAGCGCGGCGGCTGA